ATGGGGACAGACTGGCAATCGACCTACTAATAACGGCGTACAAGTAGCCTCTCACTGACAGGGGTGATCCGTGCGCCAACGCAGATCACCTTTTCGATAAAAGTTAAGTCGCTGATTTACCGATTCTGTAGTATTCTCTGCGGGACGATCCTTTTTTGATCTTTGAGGAGGCAGAGATGTCGCAAGCCGTAAATGCAGCAACTTCCTCATCGAAACGTGCTTACAGAAAAGGTAATCCATTATCTGTGTCTGAACGACAACAAGCACTAATGGAGCGCCGAAAAGAAACCCATAAAGAAATCAAAGTTTACGTTCCAACTGTTCTGAAAGAGCGTTTACAGAACTTGTGTGAGGCTGAAGGCGTTTCTCAGGCAGAAATGATCAGTCGGCTTATTGCCGATGCAGGTATCCCACAGAAGTAAACAATGTTATGGGTTAACGTTCTTGAGCGCAAAATGAATCGGTGCTAAATTGCTGTCCAGAATTAAGAAATTTTGGCGGGCCACGCCGTAAGGTGGCAGGGAAAAGGTTCGACGGTGGATTCACCAGAGCCTGAAAAACGAAAACCCCGATAATCTCATCACTTTGGCGGGCGAGAAGATTAATCGGGGTCAACTAAAACTGCATAGAAGCTGTTGCTCTATGCAGGGAGTATATGTGCATGCTCAGAAAACTGCAATACCTTCTGTGCTACCTGCTCCTTCCGTGCAACATAAGCGCAGGAAGTT
The window above is part of the Erwinia tracheiphila genome. Proteins encoded here:
- the repA gene encoding replication regulatory protein RepA — its product is MSQAVNAATSSSKRAYRKGNPLSVSERQQALMERRKETHKEIKVYVPTVLKERLQNLCEAEGVSQAEMISRLIADAGIPQK